A window from Chelmon rostratus isolate fCheRos1 chromosome 13, fCheRos1.pri, whole genome shotgun sequence encodes these proteins:
- the hpxa gene encoding hemopexin — MKLLAHILCLALALALARSDVEHASDVPDRCHGLEMDAVAVNDEGVPYFFKGDHLFKGFHGLAERSNESFAELDDHHHLGHVDAAFRMHYEDSPSEHDHMFFFLDHKVFSYYQHKLEDGFPKSISEVFPGIPDHLDAAVECPKPECDEDSVIFFKGDDIYHYNVKTKAVDEKEFKSMPNCTSAFRFMEHYYCFHGHMFSKFDPKTGDVHSRYPKEARDYFMRCSKFSEESEHVERERCSRVHLDAITSDNAGNMYAFRGHHFLRQDGANDMLKSDTIESAFKELHSEVDAVFTYEDHLYMIKDDSVFLYKVGEPHTHLDGYPKSVKEVLGIEGPIDAAFVCEDHDIAHIIKGQKVYDVELKTSPRVAGNERSIPLFRKVDAAMCNAEGVKVIAGNHFYHFASPMLFVAARALPEQHRVSLELFGCDH; from the exons ATGAAGCTGCTCGCCCATATCCTCTGCCTGGCCCTGGCTCTGGCATTGGCTCGGTC GGATGTAGAACATGCATCAG ATGTCCCTGACCGCTGTCATGGCCTTGAGATGGACGCTGTCGCAGTGAATGACGAGGGAGTCCCATACTTTTTCAAGG GTGATCATCTGTTCAAGGGCTTCCATGGCCTCGCAGAGCGGTCTAATGAGTCCTTCGCTGAGCTGGATGACCATCACCACCTGGGCCATGTAGATGCTGCCTTCCGCATGCACTACGAGGACAGCCCCTCCGAGCACGACcacatgttcttcttcttg GACCACAAGGTGTTCAGCTATTACCAACACAAGCTTGAGGACGGCTTCCCCAAGAGCATCTCCGAAGTCTTCCCTGGAATCCCAGACCACCTGGACGCTGCTGTGGAGTGTCCCAAGCCAGAGTGTGATGAAGACTCTGTCATCTTCTTCAAGG GAGATGACATCTACCACTACAATGTCAAAACCAAGGCTGTAGATGAGAAAGAGTTCAAGTCCATGCCGAACTGCACGTCTGCATTTCGCTTTATGGAGCACTACTACTGCTTCCATGGACACATGTTCTCCAAGTTTGACCCAAAGACCGGCGACGTGCATAGCAGATACCCCAAAGAGGCTCGCGACTACTTCATGAGATGCTCCAAGTTCA GTGAAGAGAGCGAGCACGTGGAGAGAGAACGCTGCAGCCGTGTCCACCTGGATGCCATCACATCTGACAACGCTGGGAACATGTATGCCTTCAGAG GCCACCATTTCCTCCGCCAAGACGGGGCCAATGACATGCTGAAGTCTGACACCATCGAGAGCGCTTTCAAGGAGCTGCACAGCGAGGTGGACGCTGTTTTCACTTATGAGGATCACCTTTACATGATCAAG GATGACAGCGTGTTTCTCTACAAAGTCGGCGAGCCCCACACCCACCTGGACGGTTACCCCAAGTCTGTGAAGGAGGTGCTGGGCATCGAGGGTCCCATTGACGCTGCGTTCGTCTGTGAGGATCATGACATTGCTCACATTATCAAAG GTCAGAAGGTCTATGATGTGGAACTGAAGACCAGCCCTCGTGTTGCTGGCAACGAACGTTCAATCCCCCTCTTCAGGAAGGTCGATGCTGCCATGTGCAATGCCGAGGGAGTGAAGGTGATCGCAGGCAACCACTTCTACCACTTTGCCAGCCCcatgctgtttgttgctgcCAGGGCCCTTCCTGAGCAGCACAGGGTGTCACTGGAGCTGTTTGGCTGTGATCACTAG